A single Botrytis cinerea B05.10 chromosome 1, complete sequence DNA region contains:
- the Bchgh1 gene encoding Bchgh1 — protein sequence MPTELEELVDFISHGNTQVRTIAVENLIPYSLSQPSIFKTNELLPVKDLKLLVRDYKQIAKDAMTILINLSTDKEVLEYLASDKEFINTLFNKLTNPAEPNANLIAMLLANLAKWDDLKHIIALERPAPKELTSNNRAIDQLMDLFVKGADGTYNKDADYDYLAYLFADLAKHEEGRKYFLTKQEYDGVVPLTKMTVFTEHKSDIRRKGVASTIKNVAFEIESHPSFLSEDEINILPYLLLPIMGNEEFDEEETMAMLPDLQLLPPDKERDSDPVIMQTHVETLMLLTTTREGRDIMREIKVYPIIRELHLKVDHDEMREACERLVQVLMRDEEGEEKVDAGMKTLARRSDKPSSSPKPFSSQANGIAGSWASQDAEDPASDSDDDKIVEV from the exons atgcCGACTGAATTAGAAGAG CTTGTCGATTTTATATCGCATGGAAACACTCAAGTGCGGACGATCG CCGTCGAGAATTTGATTCCATATTCTTTATCGCAAccttcaatattcaaaacaaatGAGCTTCTGCCAGTAAAGGACTTAAAACTACTGGTCCGCGACTACAAA CAAATTGCCAAAGATGCAATGACAATTCTCATAAACCTGTCGACAGACAAGGAAGTTTTGGAATATCTTGCGAGTGACAAGGAGTtcatcaatactttattcaACAAGTTGACA AACCCCGCAGAACCAAATGCAAATCTCATTGCTATGCTACTCGCGAATCTTGCAAAATGGGACGACTTGAAGCATATCATAGCCCTCGAACGTCCTGCGCCGAAAGAATTAACCTCGAATAATCGCGCGATCGATCAACTAATGGACCTTTTCGTGAAGGGTGCAGATGGAACATACAATAAAGATGCAGATTATGACTACCTCGCATATTTGTTCGCAGATCTAGCCAAGCacgaagaaggaagaaaatactTCCTGACAAAACAAGAATACGATGGGGTTGTACCTCTCACGAAAATGACGGTTTTCACCGAACACAAATCAGACATTCGTCGAAAAGGAGTTGCATCGACGATAAAAAATGTTGCGTTCGAAATCGAATCACATCCTTCATTCCTGTCAGAGGATGAGATCAATATATTACCATATCTACTGCTACCTATTATGGGAAATGAGGAATTCGATGAAGAGGAAACTATGGCAATGCTACCAGATCTACAACTATTACCGCCAGATAAGGAGAGGGATAGTGATCCCGTTATCATGCAAACACATGTGGAAACATTGATGTTACTCACAACCacaagagaaggaagagatatTATGAGAGAGATCAAGGTTTACCCAATCATAAGGGAATTGCACTTGAAGGTTGATCACGATGAAATGAGAGAAGCCTGTGAGAGACTAGTACAGGTTTTGATGCGAGATGAGGAAGGTGAGGAGAAAGTGGATGCAGGCATGAAAACTTTGGCCCGAAGATCTGACAAACCTTCATCCTCGCCAAAACCATTCTCGTCGCAGGCGAATGGTATTGCCGGAAGTTGGGCATCACAAGATGCAGAAGACCCTGCATCAGATTCGGATGATGATAAAATAGTTGAAGTATAG